The DNA window CGTCGGCCGGTGGTCCTCCACGATCCAATCGGCGAGCGACGATGCGATCTTCGAGCGACGCTCACGGCCTGGTTTTTACGGGTCCGAAGAGCGTCGCCGTCGAATCGAACTCGATCCCGGAACCGGGATCTACTGACGTACTCGTTCGGACGAGAACGTCGGCGATCAGCGCCGGTACGGAGGGGCTGATTTTCCGGGGGGACGCCCCGACGAACCTCGCGGCCGACGACGAACTCGAGGCCCTCGAGGGGGATCTCTCCTTTCCACTTCGGTACGGCTACGCCGCGGTCGGCGAAGTCGTCGCTGTCGGCGACGATGTGGCCGAAAAGTGGCTCGATCGAACCGTCTTCGCGTACAACGCCCACGAGAGTCACTTTCTCGCCGAGCCTAGCGACCTCTTTCCCGTCCCCGACAGAATCTCGCCGCGCGAAGCAGCCCTCTTCGCGAACCTCGAGACCGCGATCACGCTCCTACTGGACGGTGAACCTCGGCTCGGCGAGCACGTCGCCGTCTTCGGACAGGGAACCGTCGGCTTGTTGACGACGGCGCTGCTCGCCCACGCGCCACTCGAGACGCTGCTTACGTTCGAACCGCACGCGAAGCGCCGTCGCCACTCCGAACGCCTCGGTGCGGATCAGTCGTTCGACCCGACCGATCGGGAGTTCCCCGACATCGTTCGAGCAGTCACTGACGCGCGGACGGACCTGACGTACGAACTCTCTGGGAACCCCGCGGCCCTGAACGACGCCATCGCGTCGACGGGCTTCGACGGCCGCGTGCTCGTCGGTTCGTGGTACGGCACGAAGCCAGCTAGCCTCGATCTCGGCGGTCGATTTCACCGCGACCGAATCGACATCCGAAGTTCGCAGGTGAGTACGATCGATCCGCGCCTCTCGGGGCGGTGGTCTCGCGAACGCCGTCACGACCTCACCTGGCAGTGGCTCGAGCGACTCGAGGTCACACCGCTCGTCACGCACGAAATCCCACTCGAGGACGCCGCGACGGCCTACGAGCTACTCGAAGAGCGACCTGACGAGGCCATCCAGATCCTGTTGACCTACGACTGAGCGTCGTTTGTCTCTCCTTCATCCGCTGCGAGTAGCCCCGGTCGTTTTGCCGGATGCTGGCGTACGACTGAGTATGTATTCGGTGTCCGTCTCTCGGGAACTTATCGCCCAACACTACCTGACCGTTCCGGACCCCGGAGCGGAAGGGAAACTCCACTCCCACCGATACACGGTCGAGGCGACGCTTCGAGGGCCCGAGTTGGACGAACGGGCGTATCTCGTGAACATCGACCGATTGTGCGAAACGATGGACGCGCTCGCCGCGTTCTACAGTGACCGGACGCTCAACGACCTCGACGCGTTCGAGGGTGCCAACCCGAGCACCGAACGCTTCGCGCGCTGTTTCGGCGACCGACTCCTCGAGCACCTCGATCCGGACGGCGTTTCCGAACTTCGAATCGCCATCGACGAAGACGATGTGGCCAGCGTGGCCCACGAACGGACGTGCTGACCGATGAGGGTTGGCCTCGTCGTCGACGGCGACCTCGAGCAGGCAACCGGCGGCTATCGTTACGACCGCAAACTCGTCGAGTTTCTCGAGTCACGGGGAGATACCGTCGACGTGATTTCGCTTTCCGAAGCGTCCGAGGAGTCCGTCGGCGATCGGACCGGCGCTGCCCCCTCGAGCGAACTGCAGACGCGCCTCGATCGACCCTACGACGTCCTCTTGCAGGACGAACTCTGTTACGCGAGGCTACTCGAGTACAACCCCCGACTCGAGCGTCCGGGATCGCTCGTTTCGCTCGTTCACCTCCTCCGAGCGCCCGACCCAACGGTCTACGATCCGCGTGCTCGCGAACGCGAATGGCGCTATCTCGAGTCGGTCGACGCGGCGATCTGTACCAGCGAGTACACGCGGGATCGGACGCTCGCCCTCGCCGGCACGGACCTCCCGACACAGGTCGCACACCCCGCTGGTCGTCACGACGGGCCAGCGTTGACGCCGGACACAGTCGAGACGCGTGCTCACCGCGATCCATTTCGTGTCGTCTCCGTCGGCACGCTCGAAGCACGAAAGAACGTCACGACCCTCCTCGAGGCGCTCGCTCGACTCGACAGTTCGTCGACGGAGTGGTCGCTCACCGTCGTCGGTCGCGAGGATGACGATCCGGCGTACGCCAGCGTGGCCCGCGAACGAGCAGCCGAACTCGGTATCGACGATCGGGTGACGTTCACCGGAGAGGTGGAGACAGCGGCCCTCGAGTCGATTCTCGAGGGTGCACACGTTCTCGCTGTTCCCTCTCGCTACGAAGGATTCGGCATGGCCTACCTCGAGGCGATGGAGTACGGCGTCGTCCCAATCGCCGGCACCGTCGGCGGCGCGCGCGAGATCGTCTCCGACGGCGAGAACGGGTTTTTGATCGATCCGACCGACTCGAGACGACTTGCGGACCGACTCGAGCGTCTGGCAACCGATCGAGACCGTTTGGCGACCCTCGGCGTCGAGGCGCTGCAAACCGCTCGGGATCACCCGTCGTGGACGGACACGCTGGAACCCGTCCGTGAATTTCTCCGCCGATCGATCCACCGGTCGGGACGCACCGACGGTGAGCAACCGTGACGACCTCGTTTCTCACGTACCTCGAGGCCAAACGGACCGTGGACGACAGCGCGCTCGATCGGCGCGTCCTCGAGCAGTTTACGAACGCGCTCTCGAATCGGGACGGACCGGTTCGACTCGTCGAACTCGGTGTCGGCGTCGGCGCGATGCTCTCTCGACTGATCGAGTGGGACGTGCTTCCGCCGCGCGTTTCCTACCGCGGCGTCGATATCGACTCGTCGTGTATCGTTCGCGCGCGAGAGCGCGTCCCGAAACGCCTCGAGTCCGCGGGCTACACGGTCGGTGCGCCCCGCTCCGTGGGCAACGAAACGGTCGAAGACGGTGTTCCGAAGGCGACGTCGTTCGTAGCAACGTGGGCTCCCTCGAGCGACGATGAGACTGCCACTGAAATCGAAATCACGCTCGAGGTCGCAGACGCGTTCGCACTCGAGGACGACGCGGACGCCGTCATCGCGGCGGCGCTCCTCGATATCGTGGACCTCGAGTCCACGTTGGCGGCGATTGAATCCCTTCTCGCACCCGGCGGCCTGTGCTACGCGCCGATCACGTACGACGGGTCGACTGCGTTCACACCCCGCGATTCGCTCGACGCGAGCATCGAGGCGCAGTACCACCACCACATGGACGAGGTTCGCCCCGCTGGGGGGAGTCGTGCCGGCTCGGCGCTCCTCGAGTCGGTAGCGGACCGTCCCTGGTCGCTCCTCGCGGCCGGGAGCGGGGACTGGGTCGTGTCTCCAGTCGACGGCGGGTATCCCCACCGTGAGCGAGCAGTCGTCTCGCACGTCCTCGAAACGATGGCCGACGCGCTCGCGGCCGTTCCCTCGAGTGATCTTCCCGAGGAATCGCGGCTTCCGGCGGAGAAACGGCGTCGCTGGTTCGAGCGCCGACACGCAGAACTCGAGGCGGAGAGACTCGGCTACGTCGCGCACAATGTAGACGTCGTGACTCGAGTGCCGTAATCGATCAGCGTCGCTTGGCGTCTCGAGAAACGCAAAACCCGTTCTCGTTCGAGCGTCGGTCGCGGCTTACAAATTAGCCGACGCGCCGACGCACTCACTACGCTCGTGTTCGAGTGCTGGCCTCGTTACGCTTCAGCCAGGACGTCGTCGTACTCGCCGCTGTCGACTTTCTCCTTGAACGCTCGAGCGTCGTCGCCTTCGATGGTGACGCCCATGGAGGCGCAGGTGCCGACGACTTCCTTCGCGGCGTTGATCGTATCGTAGGCGAGCAAGTCGGGGTGTTTTTGCTCGGCGATCGTCTTGACCTGCTCGACCGAGAGGTCGGCGACGAAGTCTTCCTGTGGTTCGCCGCTGCCGGTGTCGAACCCGGCTTCGTCCTTGACGAGTGCGGCCGTCGGTGGGACACCGACGTCGATTTCGAAGGAGCCGTCTTCTTCGTAGTCGACGGTGACGGGCACTTCCGTGCCGTCGAACGCCGCAGTCTCGTCGTTGATCTGTTGTACAACCGCCTGCACGTCGACGGGAGTCGGTCCGAGCTCGGGACCGAGCGGTGGGCCAGGGTTGGCCTGGCCACCCGGAACGAGCACTTCGATGGTTCCAGCCATACCCGTGAAAACCCGCGCGCGAGTTTTAAGGGTTGCTTTTTCGGGCAGTCGTGTCTGTGAAAGTGTGTCGCACGTACGGCGTCCTTACTCCAGGGCGTCTGCTCGCCACTCGGCGAACGACTCGAGGACGTGTGCCTCGTCGAATCGTTCGATACAGGGGACGTCGTGGGGGTGAATCTCCTCGAGTCGCTCGACCAGATCCTCGTACGCGTCGTCGGTCGTCTTCGCGAGCAAGACGGCTTCGTCGTTGTGGTGGATTTCGCCATCCCAGTGATAGGTTGACGTCGTCGACAATCGATTTACGCAGGCCGCGAGACGTTCTTCGACCAGCGTGTTGGCGATTGCCTCGGCGTCGGCCGGTGGCGCGGTGATATAGACGGTTGGCATACAGCCGACTACGGGTGAGTGTACAAAAAGAATCCTGCACACGCTCGTGAGACGACTCGAGCGTGTGCGAGCATCTAAGACAAATCGCGGTTACTCGGGTCCAGAAACTGGATTGAACGTCCCGTTGATGTCCCACTCGTGGAGACAGTGGGGATTCCCAACCTGCTTCTCGCCGTCTTCGTGGACGAGTTGCCAGGCTTCGAGGGAGGTATCCCAGTGTTCTGCTCGTTCGCACCGTTCACAAACGCGGGCGGTTGGCGTGCGTACGTCTACACTCATTACGCCACTGTGAGAACTACACGCACATAACGGTATTCATGACAGGCAAGTGCTGTCACGTCCGCTATAGTACCACCTGAACCGAGTTACACACTGATCTAGCTCACTCGAGGCGAGTGAAAATCGAAACACCGGCTCAAAAATAGGGGCGCTGGCTCCCCGTATGTCGATTAGTAAACGGCGTCCGCGATCTCTTCTCGGAGTTCGTCGAACTGCTCGAGGTAATCACGTCGGTCGGCGCGCAGTTCGGCGAGGGCCGCCTCGTAGTCCTCGACGTGGTCGGGGACATAGTAGTCCGCGATGTCCAGTCCGGGAACCGATTCGGGGATGGTCAGTCCCGTCTGATCGTCGTCACGCCATTCGATCGTGTCTCGAGCGGTTTCGGTCAGGATCGTGACGGACTCCTCGACGCCGATATCTGCAGACTTCTCGCCGAGATAGCCCGTGTTGATGACGTAACACTCGACGTCGAGCGCCTCGATCAGATCCTGGAAGATGTTTCCTTCCTCTCCTTCCGGGCCGATGATGAACGGGTTCGTTCCGACGACGCGGATCGATTCGCCTGCTCGAGAGGGGTCACCCGCGCTGGTCTCGATCGATTCGCCGAGCATGAACGCGACGGCGGCTTGCCGCTCGTTGAGTTTCGCGACCGGCGGCATCAGGGGGTTTCGGGTGATGAAAAAGACCTGATCGATCCGCTCGAGGTCGATTTCCTCGTCTGCACTCTCGAGTTCATCGCGCTGGACGATGGCACGCGAGTTCGCCGTGTATCGGTCCTCGTCGAAGTGCACCGTGCCGTCGTCGTCGACGGCGACGTTCTCGAGGATAGCGGAGTCGTCGGTCGCTGCCTCGTAGAGTTCGGGCTGTTCGTCTTCATCGAGGCCGATCGTCTTGATGTAGAGGCCCTCACCCTCGCTGCCCGGAACGGAGCCGTCGGGCAGGAGACCACAGACGTCGTCCTGAAGCATCGCGGCGTCCTCGTCGTCCTCGAGCCAGCACCCGTGTGAAGTGAGCGTCGATTTGCCAGTCGCCGAGAGACCCATGAACACCTGCCCGACAGTTTGGAGGTCGTCGTTTTCGTTACGGACGCGGACGCGTTTGCTGCCAGCGTGGAGGCCGAGTCCGCCCTGTTTTTTGAGCTGGTACATGAACAACCGGAGGAACGACTTCTTGGCTTCGCCGGTGTAGTCGCTGCCGAGTACCGTCGTCACGCCTTCCTCCGGAAGGACGCGGATCGCAGTCTCGTCGTAGTCAGGTAATTGGACCGTAACGAGGTCAGGTTCTCGGCCGTCGGTGGGTTCGAACAGATTCGCCCACGCGAGGGCGATTCGGGCGTAGTCGACGGGGACGAAGAGCCGACAGCAGTACGTCGCGTCTGCGTGACGACCCATGAGTCGGTCGACGCAGACCAGTTCTCGGTTTCCTGCGAGTTCGAGCGCGGTGTCGACGAGGTCGCGATCGCGGGCGTCGAACTCGCTATCTTTGGCGTTTTTCGTCCGATCGGAACTCCGCGAGCGGTACTCGCTGACGTACGACGGCGAGTCGAATTCGGTCGTCGTCTCGTCGTCGGCTGCAAGTTCGCGAAGCTCCTCGAGTGATGGGTTGTATCGAACGTTCGACGCAGTTTTCGGGTCGGGAAGCTGTCGGGCCAGCGGACGGGACTCCGTCCCGGTTTCGGACATATACGTAACCCACCATCAGCCCGGTGTATAAACATGAAGGATTCTGACCGACGTGTGTCACATCTTACCCTGAAGCAAACTGACGTATGGGAGTTCATACCCGCTCGCGGCGATTTATAACCAGTACGTTATCCGACCAAAAGCTGTCTGAACAAAGATATGAACTTGGAATGTACTCGATCCAGAAATAATTCTCGTCGGTCGGAAACCAGTAGGTGGGTAGGCGCTCTCGAGTCGGAACCGAGGCTATCGGCGATGAAAAATACAGTTACTCGGTGACGATGACCGTCCCGACCATGCCGCCACCGATGTGGGGTTCACAGATGTACTCGTACTCCCCTGGCACCTCGAAGGTGTGTTCGTACGTCTCACGGAGTTCGATCTTTCCACCTTCTTCCTCGTGCCACGCGTCGACGGCCGTCTGTTGGTCTTCGTACCCCCCACTCGCGAAGTACTCTGCATCGTCCGGAATGCCGTTGTCGAGCGCAGTGACGGTGTGACGAGCGTCGCTGGTGTTCTTCCAGACGACGGTATCGCCGACGCTCGCTTCGTACTCTTCGGGGACGAACTCGTTGCGGGTCATCCCGATATCACAATCGTCACCATCACACGCGTCGTCTTCGAAGGCGCTGCGGACCGTCGAACAGCCTGCTAGCCCGACGGAGACGGAAGAGCAAACGGCGGCGAGGTAGGCGCGCCTGTTCATACGAACGCGTTGGGACAGTTGCGATATAACCACCCCGGTTCATTCCTCGAGCGTGGGAGTCCTGTCTGTCGCCGACGGACGCCTCGAACCCGCCTGCCACAGTTCGGTCGATGAACTCCCCACAGTGAACGTATCGGTGTAGGAAAACGAAAACACGTAAGGTCGCTGCGCATCGATTCCGCGAGTATGCTTCCCCGGTTCGTCGGGCGACTCGGCGTCGCCGACGCCGTGACGATTGCAAACGCCGCCTTGGGGTTCGTCGCGATCGTCGTGGCGTTCGTCGATATCGATCTCGCCGCCCGCCTCATCCTCCTCGCAGCCATCGCGGACGGTCTCGACGGGATTCTCGCGCGTCGCTACGGTGGGACCGACGCTGGTCCGTACCTCGACTCGTTGGCCGACGTCGCTTCCTTCGGCGTCGCCCCCGCCGTCCTCGCGTTCGTCGTCGTTACTGACGGCCTCGCGATCGGATTCGATGCAGTGACCGGTGAACTCCTCCTCGTGACGATCATCTGTGCCCTCTTCGTCGCCACAGCGGTCACCCGTCTCGGCATGTACACCGCCTACGATATCTCCGGGAACTACACCGAAGGCGTCCAGACGACGCTCGCGGCGACTGTCCTCGGTGCGGCGATCCTCGCGGGTCGCCCCGAACCCTGGCTCGTCCTCGCTATCACGGGCGCGTTCTGTTACCTGATGGTCTCTCGCATTCGCTACCCCGATCTACTCGTTCGCGATGCAGCCATCATGGGCATCGTCCACGCGCTCGCAATCTTGATCCCGAGTTTCGCCGGTCGCACGTTTCCGTACGCCCTGTTGACACTCGGCATCGCCTACATGACCCTCAGCCCCTGGCTGTACTGGCGCCAGGATCCCGAGCCAGCGGCCGCCGAGGTGCATGGAAACGCTTAGGACGCTCCTGACACGAGTGTAGCGTATGTTCACTGCCACGCGTCCACACTCTAGTCAGGCACAGGTGGTCCCATGAGCGAAGACGAGGCAGCCGAGGACGGAGCCGAGGAACCCGAACCGGTCGATCTCGAGGCCATCCGGGAAGCCCTCGAAGCGTTCGAAGGCGACGTCGACTCGCTCGCGGACGATCTCGAGGCCGCCGACACCGAGGACGATCTCGACGTCGTCGAGGCCGACCTCGAAGCGTTTCGAGACGATCTCGAGGAGATCGAGATTCCCGACCCACCGGAACCCGACGAGGATGCGGACGAGGAAGACGACGAAGAGGAGGAAATCACCCCGGAGGAAGCACTCCAGGATCGTTACGACGATATCGAGAGTGACCTCTCCGACCTCGAGTCCGATCTCGAGGACCAGCGTGGACCCTACGGCGAAGACGTGGTCGGCGAGATCGACGACGCCAGCGCCACGATTACGAACACCCGCTGGACCGAAGAGGGCGACGACGAATTGATCGACGTCGTCGACGCGTTCCTCGAGGAGACGAACGACCTGCTCGATTCCTCACTCACGATCGTCAAAGACGGCGACGACGTCCCAGCCCAACTCGAGACGACCCTCGGGGGGGCAGCGACGGCCGTCGAGGACGCAGGACTCGACGCGGACGACGACGCCGAGACGATCGCGGCCTTACTCGAGGCGACGGACGAC is part of the Natronorubrum sediminis genome and encodes:
- a CDS encoding zinc-dependent alcohol dehydrogenase, which translates into the protein MRSSSDAHGLVFTGPKSVAVESNSIPEPGSTDVLVRTRTSAISAGTEGLIFRGDAPTNLAADDELEALEGDLSFPLRYGYAAVGEVVAVGDDVAEKWLDRTVFAYNAHESHFLAEPSDLFPVPDRISPREAALFANLETAITLLLDGEPRLGEHVAVFGQGTVGLLTTALLAHAPLETLLTFEPHAKRRRHSERLGADQSFDPTDREFPDIVRAVTDARTDLTYELSGNPAALNDAIASTGFDGRVLVGSWYGTKPASLDLGGRFHRDRIDIRSSQVSTIDPRLSGRWSRERRHDLTWQWLERLEVTPLVTHEIPLEDAATAYELLEERPDEAIQILLTYD
- a CDS encoding 6-pyruvoyl trahydropterin synthase family protein; translated protein: MYSVSVSRELIAQHYLTVPDPGAEGKLHSHRYTVEATLRGPELDERAYLVNIDRLCETMDALAAFYSDRTLNDLDAFEGANPSTERFARCFGDRLLEHLDPDGVSELRIAIDEDDVASVAHERTC
- a CDS encoding glycosyltransferase family 4 protein, translated to MRVGLVVDGDLEQATGGYRYDRKLVEFLESRGDTVDVISLSEASEESVGDRTGAAPSSELQTRLDRPYDVLLQDELCYARLLEYNPRLERPGSLVSLVHLLRAPDPTVYDPRAREREWRYLESVDAAICTSEYTRDRTLALAGTDLPTQVAHPAGRHDGPALTPDTVETRAHRDPFRVVSVGTLEARKNVTTLLEALARLDSSSTEWSLTVVGREDDDPAYASVARERAAELGIDDRVTFTGEVETAALESILEGAHVLAVPSRYEGFGMAYLEAMEYGVVPIAGTVGGAREIVSDGENGFLIDPTDSRRLADRLERLATDRDRLATLGVEALQTARDHPSWTDTLEPVREFLRRSIHRSGRTDGEQP
- a CDS encoding 50S ribosomal protein L11, producing MAGTIEVLVPGGQANPGPPLGPELGPTPVDVQAVVQQINDETAAFDGTEVPVTVDYEEDGSFEIDVGVPPTAALVKDEAGFDTGSGEPQEDFVADLSVEQVKTIAEQKHPDLLAYDTINAAKEVVGTCASMGVTIEGDDARAFKEKVDSGEYDDVLAEA
- the cutA gene encoding divalent-cation tolerance protein CutA, which gives rise to MPTVYITAPPADAEAIANTLVEERLAACVNRLSTTSTYHWDGEIHHNDEAVLLAKTTDDAYEDLVERLEEIHPHDVPCIERFDEAHVLESFAEWRADALE
- a CDS encoding HEWD family protein — protein: MSVDVRTPTARVCERCERAEHWDTSLEAWQLVHEDGEKQVGNPHCLHEWDINGTFNPVSGPE
- a CDS encoding phosphoenolpyruvate carboxykinase (ATP), whose product is MSETGTESRPLARQLPDPKTASNVRYNPSLEELRELAADDETTTEFDSPSYVSEYRSRSSDRTKNAKDSEFDARDRDLVDTALELAGNRELVCVDRLMGRHADATYCCRLFVPVDYARIALAWANLFEPTDGREPDLVTVQLPDYDETAIRVLPEEGVTTVLGSDYTGEAKKSFLRLFMYQLKKQGGLGLHAGSKRVRVRNENDDLQTVGQVFMGLSATGKSTLTSHGCWLEDDEDAAMLQDDVCGLLPDGSVPGSEGEGLYIKTIGLDEDEQPELYEAATDDSAILENVAVDDDGTVHFDEDRYTANSRAIVQRDELESADEEIDLERIDQVFFITRNPLMPPVAKLNERQAAVAFMLGESIETSAGDPSRAGESIRVVGTNPFIIGPEGEEGNIFQDLIEALDVECYVINTGYLGEKSADIGVEESVTILTETARDTIEWRDDDQTGLTIPESVPGLDIADYYVPDHVEDYEAALAELRADRRDYLEQFDELREEIADAVY
- a CDS encoding cupredoxin domain-containing protein; its protein translation is MNRRAYLAAVCSSVSVGLAGCSTVRSAFEDDACDGDDCDIGMTRNEFVPEEYEASVGDTVVWKNTSDARHTVTALDNGIPDDAEYFASGGYEDQQTAVDAWHEEEGGKIELRETYEHTFEVPGEYEYICEPHIGGGMVGTVIVTE
- a CDS encoding protein sorting system archaetidylserine synthase (This PssA-like phosphatidyltransferase, along with a PssD-like decarboxylase, is required in Haloarchaea for the archaeosortase ArtA to replace the PGF-CTERM sorting signal with a C-terminal lipid anchor.), coding for MLPRFVGRLGVADAVTIANAALGFVAIVVAFVDIDLAARLILLAAIADGLDGILARRYGGTDAGPYLDSLADVASFGVAPAVLAFVVVTDGLAIGFDAVTGELLLVTIICALFVATAVTRLGMYTAYDISGNYTEGVQTTLAATVLGAAILAGRPEPWLVLAITGAFCYLMVSRIRYPDLLVRDAAIMGIVHALAILIPSFAGRTFPYALLTLGIAYMTLSPWLYWRQDPEPAAAEVHGNA